One window from the genome of Nitrospinota bacterium encodes:
- a CDS encoding UbiX family flavin prenyltransferase — protein MKIAVGITGASGSIYGLKFLEALKSLKIESHLIVSDAGDKVTKHELGFGKEELSKYADHHYEIDSIDSSLASGSFLIDKMVIIPCSMNTLGCISSGISLNLIHRCAHVILKEGKKLVLVMRETPLSPIDLENMQKLSRMGVTILPASPAFYHGPKSIDDLVNHIVGKTLDALEIKNDLFKRWGSK, from the coding sequence ATGAAGATTGCTGTCGGGATAACAGGCGCCAGTGGTTCAATCTATGGCTTAAAATTTTTAGAGGCACTGAAATCACTCAAGATCGAAAGCCATCTGATTGTCTCAGATGCAGGCGATAAGGTTACGAAGCATGAATTGGGTTTTGGTAAGGAGGAATTATCAAAATATGCTGACCATCATTATGAAATTGATAGCATCGATTCCTCCCTGGCAAGCGGTTCATTTTTAATAGATAAGATGGTGATTATTCCCTGTTCGATGAATACCCTTGGGTGTATCAGTAGTGGTATCTCTTTAAACCTGATTCATCGATGTGCCCATGTTATCTTAAAAGAGGGAAAAAAATTAGTCCTTGTCATGAGAGAGACCCCTCTAAGCCCTATAGACCTTGAGAATATGCAGAAGCTCTCCAGGATGGGTGTTACAATCCTCCCCGCTTCCCCTGCCTTTTATCATGGCCCAAAGAGTATTGATGATTTAGTAAACCATATCGTTGGTAAAACCTTAGATGCGTTAGAGATAAAAAATGATCTCTTTAAAAGATGGGGATCAAAGTAG
- a CDS encoding TrpB-like pyridoxal phosphate-dependent enzyme encodes MDQCKILLEEKDLPKRWYNIAADMPNPLKPPLNPATGKPISIEDLSPIFPEGLIKQEVSTKRWIDIPEKILEIYRLWRPTPLHRARALEKYLKTPAKIYYKNEAVSPAGSHKTNTSVAQAYYNKVEGVKRLATETGAGQWGSALSMACCFLGLECVVYMVRVSYDQKPYRRSMIEAWGGKIFPSPSTNTKSGIKILEAHPDTPGSLGIAISEAVEDALSRKDTRYSLGSVLNHVLLHQTIIGLETKKQLEILNDYPDIVIGCCGGGSNFAGIAFPFLVDKFNGKEITFLAVEPKACPTLTRGEFAYDFGDTSMLTPLLTMYTLGHAFIPPGIHAGGLRYHGMAPLISQLVKDGFIQSTSYYQTEVFEAALIFARHEGIIPAPETAHAIKSVIDEAIKCKEEGKEKTILFNFSGHGHFDMSAYNNYLSGNLVDFDLPQEEIDKSLAKLKDYPKP; translated from the coding sequence ATGGATCAGTGTAAGATATTGCTCGAAGAAAAAGACCTTCCAAAGAGATGGTATAATATCGCAGCGGATATGCCAAATCCCCTTAAGCCCCCTTTAAATCCAGCTACTGGAAAACCAATAAGTATTGAGGATCTCAGCCCCATATTTCCGGAGGGATTGATCAAACAGGAGGTGAGCACTAAGAGGTGGATTGATATTCCAGAGAAAATATTAGAGATCTATCGACTCTGGCGTCCCACCCCGCTGCATCGGGCCAGGGCCCTGGAAAAATATCTTAAGACCCCTGCCAAAATTTACTATAAGAATGAAGCAGTAAGCCCTGCAGGGAGCCATAAAACGAACACATCTGTTGCCCAGGCATACTATAATAAGGTTGAGGGGGTTAAAAGGCTTGCAACAGAGACAGGGGCTGGGCAGTGGGGAAGTGCCCTGAGTATGGCCTGTTGCTTTCTGGGTCTGGAGTGTGTGGTCTATATGGTCAGGGTAAGTTATGACCAGAAACCGTATCGGCGATCTATGATAGAGGCATGGGGGGGAAAGATCTTTCCGAGTCCAAGCACAAACACAAAGTCTGGAATAAAAATTCTCGAAGCTCATCCGGATACTCCAGGAAGTCTCGGTATTGCTATCAGTGAGGCTGTGGAAGATGCGCTTTCAAGAAAAGATACCAGATATTCACTGGGAAGCGTTTTAAACCATGTCCTTCTGCACCAGACAATCATCGGGCTTGAGACAAAAAAGCAGCTCGAGATTCTCAATGATTATCCGGATATTGTTATTGGATGCTGCGGAGGAGGGAGCAACTTTGCAGGGATTGCCTTCCCCTTTTTGGTGGATAAATTTAATGGAAAAGAGATTACGTTTTTGGCGGTTGAACCTAAGGCCTGTCCTACTTTGACCAGAGGAGAATTTGCTTACGATTTTGGTGATACCTCTATGTTAACCCCCCTCCTCACCATGTATACCTTGGGACATGCTTTTATCCCTCCTGGTATCCATGCTGGAGGTTTGAGATATCACGGCATGGCTCCGCTTATCAGCCAGCTGGTAAAAGACGGGTTTATTCAATCGACATCCTACTACCAGACAGAGGTTTTTGAAGCAGCTCTTATCTTTGCCAGACATGAAGGGATTATCCCTGCCCCTGAGACAGCCCATGCTATAAAATCAGTAATTGATGAGGCAATAAAATGCAAGGAAGAGGGTAAAGAAAAGACGATTCTCTTTAATTTCAGCGGGCACGGGCATTTTGATATGTCTGCATATAATAACTATCTCTCCGGTAATCTAGTGGACTTTGACCTTCCTCAGGAAGAAATCGATAAATCCCTAGCAAAATTAAAAGATTATCCAAAGCCCTAA
- a CDS encoding DUF2268 domain-containing putative Zn-dependent protease (predicted Zn-dependent protease with a strongly conserved HExxH motif) — translation MPIHSLYRDFFRFLSVYKKREDPFEAYQHYYLNPHKRFLTSYWKHFRYFDERQIENRVRSIKPGDYSLLQELLFHNSPEKICLETLKRCLEVKGFSENKEPSQIPPEPHIYLFVGFFSADGFVLKLDDIFIMGFGLERYKSFKSLPIIFTHEYGHYLQKLGIAKYKAKRDYREGTVGEFLLSEGLAFSFSIKVFPERKLFEHLFLSYQTCNWCIENERRLMEKVRPFLDKPAEYNSIYFIEKERNIPSRSLNYVAYKLLER, via the coding sequence ATGCCAATCCATTCTCTTTACAGAGATTTTTTCCGATTTTTGAGTGTCTATAAAAAGAGAGAAGACCCCTTCGAGGCATATCAGCATTACTACCTTAATCCCCACAAAAGATTTTTAACCTCTTACTGGAAACACTTTCGATATTTTGATGAAAGGCAGATTGAAAACAGGGTGAGGTCTATCAAGCCAGGGGATTATTCTCTCCTTCAGGAACTCTTATTCCATAATAGCCCAGAGAAAATATGCCTTGAGACCCTGAAGAGATGTCTGGAGGTAAAAGGATTTTCTGAAAACAAAGAGCCTTCTCAAATTCCCCCAGAGCCCCATATCTACCTCTTTGTTGGCTTTTTTTCTGCTGATGGTTTTGTGCTTAAACTCGATGATATTTTTATCATGGGATTCGGGCTTGAGAGATATAAAAGCTTTAAAAGTCTTCCTATCATCTTTACTCATGAGTATGGCCATTATCTGCAGAAACTGGGGATAGCAAAGTATAAGGCTAAAAGAGATTATAGAGAAGGGACAGTTGGAGAGTTTCTCCTTTCAGAGGGCCTGGCCTTTTCATTCTCAATAAAGGTATTTCCAGAAAGAAAACTCTTTGAACATCTCTTCCTCTCCTATCAAACCTGCAATTGGTGTATTGAAAATGAAAGGAGGCTTATGGAAAAAGTGAGACCTTTTTTGGATAAACCCGCAGAATATAATAGTATCTATTTTATCGAGAAGGAGAGGAATATTCCTTCACGCTCATTGAATTATGTGGCTTATAAGCTTTTGGAGAGATAA